In Caproiciproducens sp. NJN-50, the following are encoded in one genomic region:
- the glmS gene encoding glutamine--fructose-6-phosphate transaminase (isomerizing), translating to MCGIVGYAGGEQAAPILLQGLEKLEYKGYDSAGVAVYNGSSLEIAKARGNLKVLKEKTHYGTDVSGTVGIGHIRWATHGKPLDVNAHPQASGSEMFAVVHNGIIENYRVLKNRLTDIGFHFISDTDTEVAAQLLEFFYEGDILEAVFKTIQKIEGSYAFAVLCRDCPDRIIAFCKDSPLAVGIGKNENFIASDIPSILGKTRDVYRLEQEEVAIIKKDSVQIRSLDGNPIPKKTTHISWDIAAAEKSGYSHFMEKEIMEQPKAVRDTISPRIQNGKIVLDRMVLTQEQMKNIVRIQIIGCGSAYHAGVAAKYILEQFTRIPVEVDVASEFRYRHPIINQNVLTLVISQSGETSDTLAALREAKRHGSRVISIVNAIDSSVARESSDVIYTWAGPETAVAATKAYSTQLAVIYLLAIYLSDLLGFLSPKEYAYYISQLKILPDQIKEVLHGRNMVKKFAKKFYNCKDIFFIGRNLDYALSLEGAHKLKEIAYIHSEAYAAGELKHGTISLIEEGTLVVAPATQGRLTSKVISNIKEVKARGAVVLSLTSKNDLQFEKETDYQYYLPEICEMMMPSLAIVPLQMLAYDIASLRGCDIDRPRNLSKSVTVE from the coding sequence ATGTGCGGTATCGTCGGGTATGCGGGCGGGGAACAGGCCGCCCCAATCTTACTTCAGGGACTGGAAAAGCTGGAATACAAAGGATACGACTCAGCCGGCGTTGCCGTTTACAATGGGTCTTCTCTTGAAATAGCGAAGGCAAGGGGAAATCTGAAAGTTCTGAAAGAAAAAACACATTATGGGACCGACGTTTCGGGTACCGTTGGGATTGGACACATCCGATGGGCGACGCACGGCAAGCCGCTGGACGTGAACGCGCATCCGCAGGCGAGCGGCTCCGAAATGTTTGCCGTTGTCCACAACGGCATCATTGAAAACTATCGTGTGCTGAAGAATCGCTTAACCGATATTGGGTTTCACTTTATCTCCGATACGGATACGGAAGTAGCCGCCCAGCTGCTGGAATTTTTTTATGAGGGAGATATTCTTGAGGCCGTTTTCAAAACGATTCAAAAAATCGAGGGTTCCTACGCGTTTGCCGTCCTCTGCCGTGACTGTCCCGACCGGATCATCGCTTTCTGCAAGGACAGTCCTCTTGCGGTCGGAATTGGAAAAAATGAAAATTTTATCGCGTCCGATATTCCATCCATTTTGGGCAAAACACGGGACGTCTACCGCTTGGAACAAGAAGAAGTGGCAATCATAAAAAAGGATTCCGTTCAAATCCGCAGCTTGGACGGCAATCCGATCCCCAAAAAAACTACCCATATTTCCTGGGATATCGCGGCTGCCGAAAAAAGCGGATACAGCCATTTTATGGAAAAGGAAATCATGGAGCAGCCAAAGGCCGTCCGCGATACCATATCGCCCAGAATTCAGAATGGAAAAATCGTGCTGGACCGGATGGTTCTAACGCAGGAGCAGATGAAAAATATTGTGAGAATCCAAATTATCGGCTGTGGTTCTGCTTATCATGCTGGTGTTGCCGCGAAATATATTCTGGAACAGTTCACGCGGATTCCGGTCGAAGTGGATGTGGCCTCCGAATTTCGTTACCGCCACCCAATTATCAATCAAAACGTGCTTACCCTCGTTATCAGCCAGTCCGGGGAAACTTCGGATACCCTCGCGGCTCTAAGGGAAGCAAAAAGGCATGGTTCCCGCGTGATTTCAATCGTCAACGCAATTGACAGCTCCGTTGCCCGCGAATCAAGCGATGTGATTTACACATGGGCCGGCCCGGAAACAGCGGTTGCGGCAACAAAGGCCTACAGCACACAATTGGCGGTGATTTATCTTCTTGCCATTTACCTGTCGGATCTCCTTGGATTCCTTTCCCCGAAGGAGTACGCCTATTATATTTCACAATTGAAAATTCTTCCTGATCAAATTAAAGAGGTTCTTCACGGACGGAACATGGTAAAAAAGTTTGCCAAAAAATTTTATAACTGCAAGGATATCTTTTTTATTGGAAGAAATCTGGATTATGCCCTTTCGCTTGAAGGCGCGCATAAGCTGAAAGAAATTGCTTACATACATTCCGAGGCATACGCCGCGGGAGAACTGAAACATGGAACGATTTCCCTGATTGAAGAAGGAACTCTGGTTGTTGCCCCGGCTACTCAGGGCCGCCTTACCAGTAAGGTCATTAGCAACATCAAAGAAGTCAAGGCGCGCGGAGCTGTCGTCCTCTCTTTGACGTCCAAAAACGACCTACAGTTTGAGAAAGAAACCGACTACCAGTACTATCTTCCTGAAATCTGCGAGATGATGATGCCGTCACTTGCGATTGTCCCGCTTCAGATGCTTGCATACGATATCGCTTCATTGAGAGGATGCGATATTGACAGACCGCGCAATCTGTCCAAGTCAGTTACCGTTGAGTAA
- a CDS encoding adenylosuccinate synthase, translated as MITAIVGANWGDEGKGKITDVEAAKSDIVIRFQGGSNAGHTIINHYGKFALHQLPSGVFYDHTTNIIGNGVALSAEKFIAELKSLEERGVPKPKIMVSNRAQLVMPYHIQLDSFEEARLSSRSFGSTRSGIAPFYSDKFAKIGFQISELFGDEADLREKAERIVTLKNVYYEYLYHQPKLTVDALMEQLKKYRRELEPYVADTFEFLYHAVGEGKNILLEGQLGALKDPDFGIYPMVTSSHTLAAYGAVGAGVPPYEIKNIITVVKAYSSAVGAGEFVSEIFGEEADELRNRGGDGGEFGATTGRPRRMGWLDLVASRYGCRVQGATSIAFTVLDALGYLDEIPVCVAYELDGKKIDSFPTTPDLKRCKPILKRLPGWKCDIRGIRRYGDLPENARNYVEFAEKEIGVPIHMVSNGPSREDILYR; from the coding sequence ATGATTACAGCGATTGTTGGTGCGAACTGGGGAGACGAAGGAAAAGGCAAAATCACGGACGTGGAAGCTGCGAAGTCTGACATCGTGATTCGCTTTCAGGGAGGCAGCAATGCGGGCCATACCATAATCAACCATTACGGCAAATTTGCCCTGCATCAGCTTCCATCCGGAGTATTCTATGATCATACCACCAATATTATCGGGAACGGCGTTGCCCTGAGTGCGGAAAAATTTATTGCGGAATTGAAATCTTTAGAGGAGCGCGGTGTTCCGAAACCGAAGATCATGGTTTCAAACCGGGCGCAGCTGGTCATGCCCTACCATATCCAGCTCGATTCGTTTGAGGAGGCAAGGCTTTCCTCCCGTTCATTCGGTTCCACACGGTCCGGAATCGCCCCGTTTTATTCGGACAAATTCGCAAAGATCGGCTTTCAGATCAGCGAGCTTTTTGGGGATGAGGCGGATCTGAGGGAAAAGGCGGAGCGGATCGTGACGCTGAAGAATGTTTATTATGAGTATTTGTATCACCAGCCGAAGCTGACTGTGGATGCACTTATGGAACAATTGAAAAAGTACAGGCGGGAACTGGAACCATACGTGGCGGACACTTTTGAATTTCTCTATCATGCCGTCGGTGAGGGAAAGAATATTCTTCTGGAAGGCCAGCTCGGCGCTTTGAAAGACCCCGATTTCGGAATTTACCCGATGGTGACTTCTTCGCACACCCTGGCTGCCTACGGTGCGGTCGGAGCGGGGGTTCCACCCTATGAAATCAAAAACATCATTACAGTTGTAAAGGCATATTCCAGCGCGGTTGGCGCAGGGGAATTTGTCAGCGAAATTTTCGGGGAAGAAGCCGACGAATTGCGCAACAGAGGGGGAGACGGCGGAGAATTTGGGGCTACCACGGGACGTCCGCGCAGAATGGGCTGGCTGGATCTGGTCGCTTCGCGCTATGGATGCCGCGTTCAGGGCGCCACTTCCATCGCTTTTACCGTCCTGGATGCGTTGGGATATCTGGATGAAATTCCGGTTTGTGTCGCCTATGAGCTCGACGGTAAGAAAATCGATTCTTTCCCGACCACGCCGGATCTCAAGCGATGCAAACCGATTCTGAAAAGGCTGCCGGGCTGGAAATGTGATATCCGTGGAATCCGGCGCTACGGGGACCTTCCGGAAAATGCCCGCAATTATGTGGAGTTTGCGGAAAAAGAGATCGGGGTGCCGATTCACATGGTCTCCAACGGCCCGTCCCGTGAAGATATCCTGTATCGTTAA
- the purB gene encoding adenylosuccinate lyase, producing the protein MKDSYESPLSKRYASKEMSYLFSPDKKFRTWRRLWIALAQAEKELGLNITQEQIDEMTAHQDDINYKVAEERERIVRHDVMSHVYAFGQQCPKAEPIIHLGATSCYVGDNTDLIVMTEALRLVRNKLVGTVRVLSKFALEYKDLPTLAFTHFQPAQPTTVGKRATLWIQDLLMDLDDVEYLLSQSKLLGSKGTTGTQASFLELFDGDQEKVKRLDDLIAEKMGYRACFAVSGQTYTRKLDSRILAVLSGIAQSAAKFSNDIRLLQHLKEVEEPFEKNQIGSSAMAYKRNPMRSERIASLARYVIVDSLNPCITEAAQWFERTLDDSANKRISVPEAFLAVDGILNLYENVADGLVVYPKVILQHLNRELPFMATENIMMDAVKRGADRQQLHERIRVHSMAASRIVKEEGGENDLLDRIAADPAFGVTREELDRTVSPEKFVGRAPRQTEDFLREIVQPALERYGQMKEIKADITV; encoded by the coding sequence TTGAAAGACAGCTATGAATCACCTCTTTCCAAACGATATGCCAGTAAGGAAATGAGTTATCTTTTTTCTCCGGATAAAAAGTTCCGCACCTGGCGCAGGCTATGGATCGCCCTGGCACAGGCGGAAAAAGAGCTTGGTCTGAACATTACCCAGGAACAGATCGATGAAATGACCGCCCATCAGGACGATATCAACTACAAAGTGGCCGAAGAGCGCGAAAGAATCGTCCGGCACGATGTCATGTCCCATGTTTATGCTTTTGGACAGCAGTGTCCGAAGGCGGAGCCGATCATCCACCTTGGCGCGACCTCCTGCTATGTCGGCGACAACACGGATCTTATCGTAATGACGGAAGCTCTCCGGCTTGTCCGGAACAAACTGGTCGGCACGGTCCGGGTCCTTTCCAAATTTGCGCTGGAATATAAGGATCTGCCGACGCTGGCGTTTACTCATTTTCAGCCCGCCCAGCCGACCACAGTCGGGAAGCGCGCAACCCTCTGGATTCAGGACCTTCTGATGGACCTGGACGACGTGGAATATCTGCTTTCCCAGTCGAAGCTGCTCGGTTCCAAGGGGACGACAGGCACGCAGGCGAGTTTTTTGGAGCTTTTCGACGGCGACCAGGAAAAGGTAAAGCGCCTGGATGACCTCATCGCGGAGAAAATGGGCTACAGGGCTTGCTTTGCCGTTTCCGGGCAAACCTATACCAGAAAGCTGGACAGCCGCATTTTGGCCGTCTTGAGCGGGATTGCCCAAAGCGCCGCGAAGTTTTCCAACGACATCCGCCTTCTTCAGCACTTAAAGGAAGTCGAGGAGCCGTTCGAAAAGAATCAGATCGGTTCCTCCGCGATGGCTTACAAGAGGAATCCGATGCGCAGCGAGCGGATTGCTTCCCTTGCGCGCTATGTGATCGTCGACAGCCTGAATCCCTGCATCACCGAAGCGGCGCAATGGTTTGAACGCACGCTGGACGACTCGGCGAACAAGCGGATCAGCGTTCCGGAGGCGTTTTTGGCTGTGGACGGAATTCTCAATCTCTATGAGAATGTGGCGGACGGGCTGGTCGTTTATCCAAAAGTGATTTTACAGCACCTGAACCGGGAACTGCCGTTTATGGCGACCGAAAATATCATGATGGACGCCGTCAAGCGCGGCGCCGACCGCCAGCAGCTCCATGAGCGCATCCGGGTGCATTCCATGGCGGCCTCCCGCATCGTCAAAGAGGAGGGCGGAGAGAACGATCTCCTGGACCGGATCGCCGCCGACCCCGCTTTCGGAGTTACCAGGGAAGAACTGGACCGGACGGTCAGCCCTGAGAAATTTGTGGGAAGGGCCCCCCGGCAAACGGAGGACTTTCTCCGCGAAATCGTCCAGCCCGCGCTGGAACGATACGGGCAGATGAAGGAAATTAAGGCCGATATTACCGTTTAA
- the carB gene encoding carbamoyl-phosphate synthase large subunit — protein MSKRQDIKKVVIIGSGPIIIGQAAEFDYAGTQACRALREEGIEVVLINSNPATIMTDRQIADKVYIEPLTIETIKKVILKENPDSVLPTLGGQNALNLAVELEESGFLKQNHVEMIGTDANTIRMAEDRELFKEAMERIRQPMAESSIAESIDECVEAAKKIGYPVVVRPAYTLGGTGGGIAADEEELINIATVGLHRSRVHQVLIERCIAGWKEIEYEVMRDKNDNCITVCNMENIDPVGVHTGDSIVVAPCQTLADKELQMLRSAALSIIRELKVEGGCNVQFALNPDSFEYVVIEVNPRVSRSSALASKATGYPIAKVASKIALGYTLDEIPNAITQKTFACFEPTLDYCVVKIPRWPFDKFIFAKRILGTQMKATGEVMGIAPDFEAALMKAIRCLEQNVYSLMDAEFAELSDPELDNRLHVIDDRRMWAVAEALRRGVSFDHIHEITKIDCWFLQKFYNIIQVEKELAEKELDHALLLKAKKYEFMDQTISKLCGKSVEEIRSLEEEWKIQPVYKMVDTCAAEFDAETPYYYSSYGTGNESVPQKERKKILVIGSGPIRIGQGIEFDFCSVHSVWALKELGYETIIVNNNPETVSTDFDIADKLYFEPLTEEDVYHIIKLEQPDGAVVQFGGQTAIKLAQAIEGMGIPLLGSSYDSIDAAEDRERFDAILNQCGIPRADGRTVFTCDEAISAAHELGYPVLVRPSYVLGGQGMQIAYADEDIVQQIGIINRVAQEHPILVDKYIMGTEVEVDAVCDGTDSVIPGIMQHIERAGVHSGDSISVYPAIGVEKAMQNRIVEYTRRLAKALHVVGLLNVQYIVRDDEVYVIEANPRSSRTVPYISKVTGIPIVPLAVRAFFGKKLPEMGYHYGLQHERDLIAIKMPVFSFEKLYGQDVNLGPEMKSTGEVLGIAHTYDEALIKAFYGAGVHMIQKGHVILTVKDGDKEEMLPIARGLYDLGWKIYSTKGTSDFLNDNGIPTIRTKKVGAGKPDILDHIISGEIDLVINTPSKVDEHKRDGYLIRRNAVEAGIPCLTSLDTANAFLNCALHVDSMKLSVIDITKVSAFLNFI, from the coding sequence GTGAGCAAAAGACAGGATATCAAAAAAGTCGTTATTATCGGTTCCGGGCCGATTATCATCGGCCAGGCCGCGGAATTCGACTATGCCGGAACCCAGGCCTGCCGCGCGCTGCGCGAAGAGGGAATCGAAGTCGTTCTGATCAACTCCAATCCTGCGACGATCATGACGGACCGCCAGATCGCCGACAAGGTCTACATTGAACCGCTGACGATTGAGACGATCAAAAAGGTAATTCTGAAAGAAAATCCAGACAGCGTCCTTCCGACTCTGGGCGGCCAGAACGCGCTGAACCTTGCGGTCGAGCTTGAAGAATCCGGCTTTCTGAAACAGAACCATGTTGAAATGATCGGCACAGACGCAAATACGATACGGATGGCGGAGGACCGGGAGCTTTTCAAGGAGGCAATGGAGCGCATCCGTCAGCCGATGGCGGAAAGTTCCATCGCTGAAAGCATTGACGAGTGCGTCGAGGCTGCAAAGAAGATCGGATATCCCGTTGTTGTGCGCCCGGCATACACCCTCGGCGGGACCGGCGGAGGAATCGCGGCCGACGAGGAGGAACTGATCAATATCGCCACGGTCGGGCTGCACCGGAGCCGTGTCCATCAGGTTTTGATCGAACGCTGCATCGCGGGCTGGAAGGAAATCGAGTACGAAGTGATGCGGGACAAAAACGACAACTGCATCACCGTCTGCAACATGGAAAATATCGACCCGGTCGGCGTGCACACCGGCGATTCCATCGTCGTAGCCCCCTGCCAGACCCTTGCAGACAAGGAATTGCAGATGCTGCGCAGCGCGGCGCTTTCCATCATTCGGGAACTGAAGGTGGAGGGCGGCTGCAACGTACAGTTTGCGCTGAACCCGGACAGCTTTGAGTACGTTGTAATTGAAGTGAATCCGCGCGTGAGCCGCTCCTCGGCCCTTGCCTCCAAGGCGACCGGGTATCCGATTGCGAAAGTCGCCTCAAAGATCGCGCTTGGCTACACGCTGGATGAAATTCCGAACGCGATCACCCAAAAAACCTTTGCCTGCTTTGAGCCGACGCTGGATTACTGCGTTGTAAAAATTCCGCGCTGGCCGTTTGACAAATTCATTTTTGCAAAACGAATTCTCGGGACCCAGATGAAAGCGACCGGAGAAGTCATGGGCATCGCGCCCGACTTTGAGGCGGCATTGATGAAAGCAATCCGCTGCCTGGAACAGAACGTATATAGCCTGATGGATGCCGAGTTCGCAGAGCTGTCCGATCCGGAGCTGGACAACAGGCTGCATGTGATCGACGACCGGCGAATGTGGGCGGTGGCGGAGGCTCTTCGCCGCGGCGTTTCGTTTGATCATATTCATGAGATTACAAAAATTGACTGTTGGTTTTTACAGAAGTTTTATAATATCATTCAGGTGGAAAAAGAACTCGCCGAAAAGGAATTGGATCACGCTCTGCTGTTGAAGGCGAAGAAATATGAGTTTATGGATCAAACCATATCGAAGCTCTGCGGCAAAAGCGTCGAGGAGATCCGTTCTCTCGAAGAAGAATGGAAGATTCAGCCCGTTTACAAGATGGTGGATACCTGCGCCGCGGAATTTGACGCGGAAACCCCGTATTACTATTCCAGCTACGGGACCGGGAACGAGTCGGTTCCGCAGAAAGAGCGCAAAAAGATTCTGGTCATCGGGTCCGGGCCCATCCGGATCGGGCAGGGGATCGAATTCGACTTCTGCTCTGTACACAGCGTCTGGGCGCTGAAAGAACTCGGCTATGAAACCATCATCGTCAACAACAATCCCGAAACCGTCAGCACGGATTTCGATATCGCCGACAAGCTGTACTTCGAGCCGCTGACGGAAGAGGACGTCTATCACATCATCAAACTGGAACAGCCGGACGGCGCGGTTGTCCAGTTCGGCGGCCAGACCGCGATCAAGCTCGCGCAGGCCATCGAGGGCATGGGAATTCCGCTGCTTGGCTCCTCCTACGACAGCATTGATGCCGCAGAGGACCGCGAGCGTTTCGACGCGATTCTGAATCAGTGCGGCATTCCCCGAGCGGACGGCAGGACCGTTTTCACCTGCGATGAAGCGATCTCGGCGGCGCATGAGCTTGGCTATCCGGTTCTGGTGCGTCCGTCCTATGTGCTCGGAGGACAGGGGATGCAGATCGCCTATGCCGACGAGGACATTGTTCAGCAGATCGGAATCATCAACCGCGTGGCTCAGGAACATCCGATCCTAGTCGATAAGTACATTATGGGGACCGAGGTGGAAGTGGATGCCGTCTGTGACGGCACCGATTCGGTTATCCCCGGCATCATGCAGCATATCGAACGCGCTGGTGTCCACTCCGGGGACAGCATTTCCGTTTACCCCGCGATCGGCGTGGAGAAGGCAATGCAGAACAGGATTGTGGAATACACGCGCCGCCTTGCGAAAGCCCTGCATGTCGTCGGTCTTCTGAACGTTCAGTATATCGTCAGGGATGATGAGGTCTATGTGATTGAGGCGAATCCGCGCTCTTCCCGCACGGTTCCCTATATCAGCAAGGTCACCGGCATTCCGATCGTCCCGCTTGCCGTCAGAGCCTTTTTCGGGAAAAAACTCCCCGAGATGGGGTATCATTACGGGCTTCAGCACGAAAGAGACCTCATTGCCATCAAGATGCCCGTTTTCTCGTTCGAAAAACTGTACGGGCAGGATGTTAATCTTGGACCCGAAATGAAATCAACCGGCGAGGTGCTCGGCATCGCGCATACTTACGACGAGGCGCTGATCAAAGCCTTTTACGGCGCGGGAGTCCACATGATCCAGAAAGGCCACGTCATACTTACGGTAAAAGACGGCGACAAGGAGGAAATGCTGCCCATCGCGCGGGGCCTTTACGACCTGGGCTGGAAGATCTATTCCACCAAGGGGACCTCCGATTTTCTGAACGACAACGGTATTCCCACCATCCGGACGAAAAAGGTAGGGGCGGGGAAACCGGACATTCTGGATCATATCATTTCCGGGGAAATCGACTTGGTCATCAACACCCCGTCCAAAGTGGACGAGCACAAGCGCGACGGATACCTGATCCGCCGGAACGCCGTCGAGGCCGGCATTCCGTGCCTGACCTCGCTCGACACGGCGAACGCGTTCCTGAACTGCGCGCTGCATGTGGACAGCATGAAGCTGTCCGTCATCGATATTACGAAAGTTTCCGCTTTTTTGAACTTTATTTAA
- the purC gene encoding phosphoribosylaminoimidazolesuccinocarboxamide synthase, with product MKKLEQLYEGKAKKVFATDDRDLCIVDYKDDATAFNGQKRGTITGKGVVNNKMSNYLFKLLEEKGVPTHFVEQLSDRETLVKKVEIVPLEVIIRNKAAGSMAKRLGLKEGMELKRPVLEFSYKCDELDDPMVNESHVLAVGYATKAEVDEISSFALKINEILKEFFLSVNIELIDFKLEFGRYHGKIILADEISPDTCRFWDVHTHEKLDKDRFRRDMGGVEEAYQEVMERIGL from the coding sequence ATGAAAAAATTGGAACAGCTCTATGAGGGAAAAGCAAAAAAGGTTTTCGCGACCGACGACAGGGATCTTTGCATTGTGGATTACAAGGACGATGCGACCGCATTTAACGGCCAGAAACGGGGAACGATTACCGGAAAAGGCGTTGTCAACAATAAAATGTCCAACTATCTTTTCAAGCTGCTGGAAGAAAAAGGAGTCCCGACCCATTTTGTGGAACAGCTCAGCGACCGTGAAACGCTGGTTAAAAAAGTGGAAATCGTTCCGTTGGAAGTGATTATCCGCAATAAGGCCGCGGGAAGCATGGCAAAAAGGCTTGGTTTGAAAGAGGGAATGGAACTGAAGCGCCCCGTCTTGGAGTTCAGCTATAAATGCGACGAGCTCGACGACCCCATGGTCAACGAGAGCCACGTTCTGGCTGTTGGATATGCAACGAAGGCGGAAGTCGACGAAATTTCCTCTTTCGCTCTGAAGATCAATGAAATTCTGAAAGAATTTTTCCTGTCGGTCAATATTGAGCTGATCGATTTCAAGCTGGAGTTCGGGCGCTATCACGGCAAAATCATCCTCGCGGATGAGATCTCCCCGGACACCTGCCGTTTCTGGGACGTTCACACCCACGAGAAGCTGGACAAGGATCGGTTCCGCCGCGACATGGGCGGAGTGGAAGAAGCCTATCAAGAGGTCATGGAACGGATCGGACTGTAA
- the purF gene encoding amidophosphoribosyltransferase produces MNCSVAEPDFGHPHEECGVFGVYSDGTLDPAYAAYNGLLALQHRGQESCGIAVNDRGVISYYKDMGLVTEVFNHEILDRFKGQMSVGHVRYSTAGASVRENAQPLVMRYIKGTLAIAHNGNLTNAYELHQLLAKQGSIFQTTIDTEVFAYMIARERVEAPSIEEAVHRAVKKVHGSYSMVIMSPQKLIAVRDVHGFRPLCIGKINNSYVFASETCALDACGAEFVRDVLPGEIVVADENGLRSIRDEVTAKKSLCVFEYIYFARTDSVIDGISVYEARKKAGRLLARQHPVDADIVIGVPESGIDAAIGYSEESGIPYQKGIVKNSYIGRTFIKPSQSERENSVRIKLNSLHTAVKGKRVIMLDDSIVRGTTSARIVSMLKEAGAKEVHLRISSPPFLWPCYYGTDIPSKDDLIACHHSVEEIGKMSFADSIDFLRLENLPKMLDLSGIGCSGCCDACFSGKYPAEVPDYLVAKKNYDYCMPIKRL; encoded by the coding sequence TTGAACTGTTCCGTTGCGGAACCTGATTTCGGACATCCGCATGAGGAATGCGGCGTGTTCGGCGTTTATTCCGACGGCACTCTGGACCCCGCCTATGCGGCCTACAACGGCCTTCTTGCTCTCCAGCACAGAGGGCAGGAAAGCTGCGGCATCGCAGTGAACGACCGGGGTGTGATTTCCTACTATAAGGACATGGGTCTGGTTACGGAAGTATTTAATCACGAAATTCTCGACCGGTTCAAGGGGCAGATGTCGGTGGGTCATGTCCGGTATTCCACGGCGGGGGCAAGCGTGCGTGAAAATGCGCAGCCCTTGGTCATGCGATATATCAAGGGGACTCTTGCCATCGCGCATAACGGAAATCTGACAAATGCTTACGAATTACATCAGCTGCTTGCCAAACAGGGCAGCATTTTCCAAACTACCATCGACACGGAAGTGTTTGCCTATATGATCGCGCGGGAACGGGTCGAGGCGCCTTCCATTGAAGAAGCCGTTCACCGCGCCGTCAAAAAGGTCCACGGTTCCTACTCCATGGTGATCATGAGCCCGCAGAAGCTGATTGCCGTGCGCGACGTTCACGGATTCCGCCCTCTCTGCATCGGTAAGATCAACAACTCCTATGTGTTTGCATCCGAAACCTGTGCGCTTGACGCCTGCGGCGCGGAATTTGTGCGGGATGTGCTGCCGGGCGAAATCGTTGTGGCCGATGAAAACGGGCTGCGTTCCATCCGGGACGAGGTGACGGCAAAGAAGTCGCTCTGTGTCTTTGAGTATATTTATTTTGCCAGAACGGACAGCGTGATCGACGGGATCAGCGTCTATGAGGCGCGGAAAAAAGCAGGGCGCCTTCTTGCCAGACAACATCCGGTCGACGCAGATATCGTCATCGGCGTCCCCGAATCCGGAATCGACGCGGCGATCGGATACAGCGAAGAATCCGGTATTCCCTATCAGAAAGGGATCGTCAAAAACAGCTACATCGGGCGGACTTTTATCAAGCCGAGCCAGTCGGAACGGGAAAACAGCGTGCGGATCAAGCTGAATTCCCTTCACACCGCGGTAAAAGGGAAGCGCGTCATTATGCTGGACGATTCCATCGTCCGCGGCACGACCAGCGCGCGCATTGTGTCCATGCTCAAGGAGGCCGGCGCGAAAGAGGTTCACCTGAGAATCAGCTCTCCTCCGTTCCTGTGGCCCTGTTACTATGGGACCGATATTCCCTCGAAAGATGATCTGATCGCCTGTCACCACAGCGTTGAAGAAATCGGGAAGATGAGCTTCGCGGATTCAATCGATTTTCTAAGGCTTGAAAATCTGCCGAAGATGCTTGACCTTTCAGGGATCGGGTGCAGCGGCTGCTGTGACGCCTGTTTTTCGGGAAAATATCCGGCTGAAGTTCCGGATTATCTGGTTGCCAAGAAAAATTATGATTACTGCATGCCGATCAAACGGCTGTAA